ATGAAGGGCCGCCGCCGCCGCCGGGGCTATCGCATCCAGAATCCCCAGCAGCGCGTGAGAATAGCCCTGGCTGTCACCGGCAATCAGTTCAGGATAATTAAAATCATCGCCGGTATACATTTTCACCGAGGCTGGCAACTGACGGCGCATCTCAATTTCACGATCCTTATCCAGCAGCGAAATTTTTATACCGTCGATTTTCGCCTCATTATTACGGATTACCGCCAGGCAAATTTCCATCGCGCTATGGATCTGCTCCTCACCCCAGTAGCCCCGTAATGCCGGATCAAACATATCTCCCAGCCAGTGCAGGATCACCGGCTGCTTCACCTGGCGTAAAACGGTGTCATAAACCCGGATGTAATCCTCCGGGCCTTTGGCAATGGCGGCCAGCGCCCGGCTGGCCATCAGGATAATGCTGCCGCCACAGGCCTCAATGGCGGCGATCTGGAGTTCATAGGCAGCAATCACATCGTCCACTGTCAGGCCGCTGAAGTCGGTCAGATGATCGGTCCCTGCGCCGCTGGCAACACGCATTCCGGGAAAATCTTTCGCCTGTTCCACGCTGCGCTGGATCAATTGCAGGCTGGTGGCCCAGTCCAGCCCCATTCCCCGCTGGGCGGTGTCCATCGCTTCGGCCACGCCAAAGCCCAGCGACATCAGGTGGCGGCGATACTCCAGCGTCGCGTCCCAGTCGATGGCCTTATCCGTCAGGGGGTTTTGCATCCGTGCAGGATCGGACACCACATGAGCGGCGGCAAATACGCGACGGTTAAACACGGGTTTATGTGGCACACTCCAGCTTCGTTCCCCTTTTACCACGTAGCTGTAGGGATTTCCGTGACTGTCTAATAAACGCACTTTATTGCTGATGGTCATAGCAGCTTCCTCTGAGTTAATGCTTTACAAGATGGCCCTGGGGTAGCGGCTCACCCGCTTTACTGGCTGTGGTAACCGGCACTTTACGCACGCCCAGCAGGACGAAACTGCTGCAAAGGATCACCGCCGCTGCGGCGAGCCAGACAGGTTGCAGGCTGTAGTGCTGCGCCAGATACCCGGCGAGGATTGGCGAGATGCCTCCGGCGGCCATGCCCATATTCATCACAAATCCGATAGCCGAACCGCGCAGTGAAGGCGGAACCAGCTCCGCCGTTACCGACAGAACTATGGGGGTGATGGGGTAGCCCAGAAAACCCAACAGCATCACCAGCATCACCACCAGCGGCACCGAGAGGTTGATTGCCATAGCCGCCATCAACAGCCCGCTGGCAATGGTTATCACCATCAAAATATTCCTGCGGCGGAGAAAGTCCCCTTTGTCACAGTAGCGGCCCAACAGGAAGCCCCCCAGTGCGCCGGTCAGCCCCAGCAGGCTGGCAATGGTGCCTGCCATTCCTATCGACAAATTTTTAACCTGCATCAGATAAGAAGGTGCCCACAGCAGCACGATCCACCAGCCGGCCAGCAGCACAAAATAGTAGAGGGCCATCATCATCACCGGCGCATGGTGGAACAGCGTGCGCAGCGGCACTTTTTCTGCGGCCTGACGTGCGGCAAGCTGAGCCGGTTTGCGATCGTTTTTCACCAGTACGGCATAAAGGATCGCCACCAGAATCCCCATTGCACCGGCAACGTAGAACACCACCCGCCAGCCAAATACCGGCCCGAGCATTGCGCCCATCCAGGTGCCAAGGAAACCCCCAATCGGATAGCCCATCCAGTAGAGCGACATCACCGTGGTGCGCTGTTTTTCACTGGTGACGTTCGCCACCTCCAGCGAGGCGGCAGGCCAGAAA
This genomic window from Erwinia sp. E_sp_B01_1 contains:
- a CDS encoding dihydrodipicolinate synthase family protein, giving the protein MTISNKVRLLDSHGNPYSYVVKGERSWSVPHKPVFNRRVFAAAHVVSDPARMQNPLTDKAIDWDATLEYRRHLMSLGFGVAEAMDTAQRGMGLDWATSLQLIQRSVEQAKDFPGMRVASGAGTDHLTDFSGLTVDDVIAAYELQIAAIEACGGSIILMASRALAAIAKGPEDYIRVYDTVLRQVKQPVILHWLGDMFDPALRGYWGEEQIHSAMEICLAVIRNNEAKIDGIKISLLDKDREIEMRRQLPASVKMYTGDDFNYPELIAGDSQGYSHALLGILDAIAPAAAAALHALAQGDKDRYHQILAPGLPLARHIFASPTQYYKSGIVFLAWLNGHQRHFTMLGGMQSARSLTHYCELFRLADEAGLLENVDVASERIWLLAKLHGI
- a CDS encoding MFS transporter, whose translation is MNTDTRKMILVTVLCGLGYMMYSVDRMTVSSAIGLIAPEFGLGKGESGIILSSFFFGFILFLFIAGIIADRLSGKPVLILGLMLFSVATLLTGVAGSLSSLIFYRVMTGVGEGIFWPAASLEVANVTSEKQRTTVMSLYWMGYPIGGFLGTWMGAMLGPVFGWRVVFYVAGAMGILVAILYAVLVKNDRKPAQLAARQAAEKVPLRTLFHHAPVMMMALYYFVLLAGWWIVLLWAPSYLMQVKNLSIGMAGTIASLLGLTGALGGFLLGRYCDKGDFLRRRNILMVITIASGLLMAAMAINLSVPLVVMLVMLLGFLGYPITPIVLSVTAELVPPSLRGSAIGFVMNMGMAAGGISPILAGYLAQHYSLQPVWLAAAAVILCSSFVLLGVRKVPVTTASKAGEPLPQGHLVKH